A window of the Oscillospiraceae bacterium genome harbors these coding sequences:
- the accB gene encoding acetyl-CoA carboxylase biotin carboxyl carrier protein has protein sequence MDLQSVKELAQIMQDNGLTSLEVEEEGKRICLKKEQPPVSQLVSAPAVPAVQQAEKPVSAEEPEKDVVNFNDVTEVKSPMVGTIYVAPSPGAEAYVHVGDKVKKGQVLCVIEAMKLMNEFTAPQDGEIVDICIEDGQLVEYGQCLFKMY, from the coding sequence ATGGATTTGCAGTCTGTAAAAGAATTGGCACAGATTATGCAGGACAATGGTTTGACTTCTCTGGAAGTAGAGGAGGAGGGAAAACGCATCTGCCTGAAAAAAGAGCAGCCGCCGGTGTCTCAGCTGGTTTCTGCGCCAGCTGTGCCTGCTGTACAGCAGGCCGAAAAACCAGTTTCTGCGGAAGAGCCAGAGAAAGATGTTGTAAATTTCAACGACGTTACAGAGGTCAAATCGCCAATGGTTGGCACCATCTATGTTGCGCCGTCTCCGGGGGCTGAGGCTTATGTACATGTGGGTGATAAAGTAAAAAAGGGGCAGGTCCTCTGCGTCATTGAGGCCATGAAGCTCATGAATGAATTCACCGCACCGCAGGATGGCGAGATTGTAGATATCTGCATTGAGGACGGCCAGCTGGTGGAGTATGGCCAGTGCCTCTTTAAAATGTACTGA
- the metE gene encoding 5-methyltetrahydropteroyltriglutamate--homocysteine S-methyltransferase → MLTSIIGYPRVGAFRELKFATEKYFRNEISAEELQGTAKNIRKEQWTVLKNSGLDFVPSNDFSFYDNLLDTAVLFGIVPKRYQNLKLPVLDTYFAMARGYQGKNGDVKALAMKKWFNTNYHYMVAEIEDDTKIELIGTKPFAEYEEAKACGIQTKPVVIGAFTLLKLLHCTGKKEAGDFAQDFISAYASFLSKFSALGAEWVQFDEPYLVHDLSKEDIALFQKLYQGILAQKGSTKTILQTYFGDVRDVYSTLMSLNFDAVGLDFIEGKETAKLIRQNGFPQDKLLFAGVVNGKNIWKNNYKKTLSLLSELKAAKIHTVINTSCSLLHVPYTLKSETKLATEYTKHFAFAEEKLAELAELKVLAQEENYTGDRVFLANAALFGSRKDCSDPAVQKRMSKIKESDFTRLPSFVEREKIQKEEFGLPLFPTTTIGSFPQTADVKANRTERRKGNINEEEYEAFNRKKIAVCIAFQESIGLDVLVHGEYERNDMVEYFGEQLKGYLFTEKAWVQSYGTRCVKPPIIWGDVSRTKPMTVKWSVYAQSLTKKPVKGMLTGPVTILNWSFPREDISLKDSACQIALAIRDEVLDLEKSGITIIQIDEAALREKLPLRKSDWYSEYLDWAIPAFRLVHSGVKAETQIHTHMCYSEFTDIIPAIDNMDADVITFEASRSDLQILDSLKENHFQTEVGPGVYDIHSPRVPSVQEIKNALEKMLKKIEPEKLWVNPDCGLKTRGVAETSKSLKNLVEAARKLRNENS, encoded by the coding sequence ATGCTGACATCGATTATCGGCTACCCAAGGGTGGGAGCTTTCAGAGAACTAAAATTTGCTACAGAGAAATATTTTCGGAATGAAATTTCCGCTGAAGAATTGCAGGGGACAGCAAAGAATATCCGAAAAGAGCAATGGACTGTTCTAAAAAACAGCGGCCTGGATTTTGTCCCGTCGAATGACTTTTCGTTTTACGACAATCTGCTTGACACGGCTGTCTTATTCGGCATTGTGCCAAAGCGGTATCAAAACTTAAAACTGCCTGTACTTGACACCTATTTTGCCATGGCAAGAGGATATCAAGGCAAAAATGGTGACGTAAAAGCACTGGCAATGAAAAAATGGTTCAACACAAATTACCATTACATGGTGGCAGAAATAGAAGACGATACTAAGATAGAACTGATTGGCACAAAGCCTTTTGCCGAATACGAAGAGGCAAAAGCCTGCGGCATACAAACAAAGCCGGTTGTAATCGGTGCATTTACGCTGCTGAAGCTTCTACACTGCACTGGCAAAAAAGAAGCTGGTGACTTTGCGCAGGACTTCATCAGCGCTTACGCTTCATTTCTTTCTAAGTTTTCCGCCCTTGGCGCAGAGTGGGTGCAGTTTGACGAGCCGTATCTTGTACATGATTTAAGCAAAGAGGATATTGCATTGTTTCAAAAGCTCTATCAGGGGATCCTTGCCCAAAAGGGCAGCACCAAAACGATTTTGCAGACCTACTTTGGCGATGTCCGCGACGTTTACAGCACCCTGATGTCCCTCAATTTTGATGCTGTCGGCCTTGATTTTATCGAGGGCAAAGAAACAGCAAAGCTGATTCGGCAAAACGGTTTTCCGCAGGATAAACTCCTTTTTGCGGGTGTTGTAAATGGCAAAAATATCTGGAAAAACAACTACAAAAAGACGCTGTCGCTTTTGTCCGAATTGAAAGCGGCGAAAATTCATACGGTTATCAATACTTCCTGTTCACTTCTGCATGTGCCGTATACGCTGAAAAGTGAAACAAAGCTTGCCACAGAGTATACAAAACACTTCGCTTTTGCAGAAGAAAAGCTAGCCGAGCTTGCAGAACTCAAAGTGCTTGCACAGGAAGAGAACTATACCGGTGACAGAGTTTTTCTTGCGAATGCCGCACTTTTTGGCAGCCGAAAGGACTGCAGTGACCCCGCGGTCCAAAAAAGAATGTCCAAAATCAAAGAGAGCGATTTTACGCGGCTTCCTTCTTTTGTCGAAAGGGAAAAGATACAGAAAGAAGAGTTTGGTCTGCCGCTGTTTCCGACAACCACGATTGGTTCCTTTCCGCAGACTGCCGACGTAAAAGCAAATCGAACTGAACGGCGTAAAGGAAATATCAATGAAGAAGAATACGAGGCATTCAACCGCAAAAAGATTGCCGTGTGCATTGCTTTTCAGGAAAGCATTGGTTTAGACGTGCTGGTCCACGGAGAATATGAGCGCAATGATATGGTCGAGTATTTTGGGGAACAGCTGAAAGGCTATCTCTTTACCGAAAAGGCGTGGGTGCAATCCTACGGGACCCGCTGTGTTAAACCGCCGATTATCTGGGGCGATGTTTCCCGCACAAAGCCAATGACCGTGAAGTGGTCTGTGTATGCACAGAGCCTTACGAAAAAGCCTGTGAAAGGGATGCTGACAGGGCCTGTCACGATTCTGAATTGGTCTTTTCCTCGTGAAGATATTTCGCTGAAAGACAGTGCCTGCCAGATTGCCCTTGCTATTCGTGATGAAGTGCTGGACTTAGAGAAAAGCGGCATTACAATCATACAAATTGATGAAGCTGCTCTGCGTGAGAAACTGCCACTGCGCAAGTCCGATTGGTACAGCGAATATCTGGATTGGGCAATTCCTGCATTTCGCCTTGTTCACAGCGGTGTAAAAGCGGAAACGCAAATTCACACGCACATGTGTTACAGTGAATTTACAGATATTATCCCGGCAATCGACAATATGGATGCAGATGTCATCACTTTTGAGGCCTCGCGCTCAGATTTGCAGATTCTCGATTCCTTAAAAGAAAATCACTTTCAGACTGAAGTCGGACCCGGTGTATACGATATTCATTCTCCGCGGGTACCTTCTGTGCAGGAAATTAAAAATGCGCTCGAAAAAATGCTGAAAAAAATCGAACCCGAAAAACTGTGGGTAAACCCTGACTGCGGGCTGAAAACGAGAGGAGTAGCCGAAACCTCAAAAAGTTTGAAAAATCTGGTTGAGGCGGCACGCAAACTGAGAAATGAAAACAGCTGA
- the accD gene encoding acetyl-CoA carboxylase, carboxyltransferase subunit beta — protein MATANTDATEQPQIPDRLCVKCPGCGKMIFTADLKQNSHVCPECGYHFKMPARKRLLSLCDKESFTEWDASLYSKDFLSFPGYKVKLKSSRLNSRENEAVISGCGKIDGSVCALFAMDSRFMMGSMGSVVGEKVTRVFERATQQHLPVVGFTLSGGARMQEGTLALMQMAKTSGAVKRHSDAGLLYITVLTNPTTGGVTASFAMEGDILLSEPGALIAFAGPRVIEQTIRQKLPKGFQRAEFLLEKGFLDGIVARKDMRNVLSHLLKLHETEVRPGGSV, from the coding sequence ATTGCTACTGCGAATACAGACGCAACAGAGCAGCCGCAGATTCCAGACCGTCTTTGTGTAAAATGCCCCGGCTGCGGAAAAATGATTTTTACCGCTGACCTAAAACAGAACAGCCATGTCTGTCCCGAGTGCGGCTATCATTTTAAAATGCCTGCCAGAAAGCGCCTGCTTTCGCTGTGCGATAAGGAAAGCTTTACCGAATGGGACGCTTCGCTTTACAGCAAGGATTTTCTGTCTTTTCCCGGCTACAAAGTTAAGCTGAAAAGCAGCCGCCTCAACAGCCGTGAAAATGAAGCAGTCATTTCCGGATGCGGGAAAATTGATGGCTCTGTCTGTGCACTATTTGCAATGGACAGCCGCTTTATGATGGGCAGCATGGGTAGTGTTGTCGGTGAAAAGGTGACACGCGTTTTTGAGCGCGCCACGCAGCAGCATCTGCCGGTTGTCGGTTTTACGCTTTCCGGTGGTGCTCGTATGCAGGAGGGGACACTTGCCCTGATGCAGATGGCTAAAACGAGCGGTGCAGTCAAGCGTCACAGCGACGCCGGTCTCCTGTATATTACGGTATTGACAAATCCGACTACGGGCGGCGTCACGGCCAGCTTTGCAATGGAGGGCGACATTCTGCTTTCCGAGCCGGGTGCACTCATTGCTTTTGCTGGCCCGCGCGTAATTGAGCAGACAATCCGGCAGAAACTGCCTAAAGGATTTCAGCGTGCGGAATTTCTGCTTGAAAAAGGATTTTTAGACGGGATTGTTGCCCGCAAAGATATGCGCAATGTCCTTTCACATCTGCTGAAACTGCACGAAACGGAGGTGCGACCCGGTGGAAGCGTATAA
- a CDS encoding LysR family transcriptional regulator, with amino-acid sequence MTLQQLKYIIAVAEKGTVSGAAEDLFLSQPSLTKSIKELEKEMGITIFDRTNKGVSLSKDGEIFLGYARQVTEQAALLEEKYKSHAERKQEFCVSTQHYSFTVNAFVDLIKQCGSDRYDFSLRETQTYEIIEDVAKMKSEIGILYYNDFNKTILQKEIRANDLKFTELFTAKPHIFVSSGNPLADKESVTMEELAPYPYLSFEQGEHNSFYYSEEIFSTAVRPKNIRVRDRATLFNLLIGLNGYTVCSGVIDKKLNGKNIVAVPLEAEGDMHIGAITHQKLHLSHLGIIYMEALKKYI; translated from the coding sequence ATGACACTGCAACAGCTCAAATACATCATTGCGGTCGCCGAAAAAGGAACGGTAAGCGGCGCAGCAGAGGACTTGTTCCTTTCGCAGCCTAGCCTTACCAAGTCCATTAAAGAACTTGAAAAAGAAATGGGAATCACAATTTTTGACCGCACAAATAAAGGGGTATCCCTTTCGAAAGATGGCGAAATCTTTCTCGGATATGCCCGGCAGGTAACTGAGCAGGCTGCACTCCTTGAGGAAAAATACAAATCTCACGCAGAAAGAAAGCAGGAATTCTGTGTTTCGACACAGCACTATTCCTTTACGGTCAATGCGTTTGTTGATTTAATCAAGCAGTGCGGCAGCGACCGCTATGATTTCAGTCTGCGCGAAACCCAGACATACGAAATCATAGAAGATGTCGCAAAGATGAAAAGCGAAATCGGTATTCTGTATTATAATGATTTCAATAAAACAATCCTGCAAAAAGAGATTCGGGCGAATGATTTGAAATTCACGGAATTGTTTACTGCGAAGCCGCACATTTTTGTGAGTTCCGGCAATCCACTTGCAGACAAAGAATCGGTGACAATGGAGGAACTGGCACCATACCCGTATTTGTCTTTTGAGCAGGGGGAGCACAATTCCTTTTATTATTCTGAAGAGATTTTCAGCACTGCTGTCCGCCCGAAAAATATTCGTGTGCGAGACAGAGCCACTTTGTTCAATCTGCTGATTGGCCTTAATGGATACACGGTATGCAGCGGTGTGATTGACAAGAAACTAAACGGTAAAAATATTGTTGCGGTTCCGCTCGAAGCAGAGGGGGATATGCACATCGGGGCTATCACACACCAAAAGCTCCACCTCAGCCATTTGGGCATCATTTATATGGAAGCCTTGAAAAAATATATCTAA
- the fabZ gene encoding 3-hydroxyacyl-ACP dehydratase FabZ, translated as MNREELKQILPHREPMLLVDEAELLPDGTARGSYTVRGDEWFLQGHFPGNPTVPGVILCEMMGQTCSVMLAEKLKGKTPYFTGLDKVKFHRPVKPGDKLEISCKETKEYRGFYFTKCRGTVNGKTAVAGELSFAIVG; from the coding sequence TTGAATCGAGAAGAACTTAAACAGATTTTGCCGCACCGTGAGCCAATGCTGCTGGTAGATGAAGCGGAACTGCTGCCGGATGGCACCGCACGGGGCAGCTATACAGTGCGCGGCGACGAATGGTTTCTGCAGGGCCATTTCCCGGGAAATCCGACTGTGCCCGGCGTCATTTTATGCGAAATGATGGGGCAGACCTGCAGCGTAATGCTTGCTGAAAAGCTAAAGGGGAAAACGCCCTATTTTACTGGGCTGGATAAAGTGAAGTTCCACCGGCCTGTTAAGCCCGGTGATAAGCTGGAGATTTCCTGTAAAGAAACCAAAGAGTACAGAGGCTTTTATTTTACAAAGTGCCGCGGAACAGTCAACGGAAAAACAGCGGTTGCCGGGGAGCTCAGCTTTGCTATCGTTGGCTGA
- a CDS encoding exodeoxyribonuclease III, with amino-acid sequence MKLISWNVNGLRACLKKGFLDFFQTSDADVYCLQETKMQPGQADLQLPGYTQYWNSAEKKGYSGTAVFTRKEPLAVTYDIGVPEMSKEGRSITLEFPEYYLVTVYTPNSQQDLARIDFRMQWEDAFRAYLQELDAKKPVIICGDLNVAHEEIDLKNPGPNRGNAGFSDQEREKFSQLLQAGFIDTFRKIHPQQTGAYSWWSYRFHARDTNAGWRIDYFLTSERLFPQVAESEILSDIYGSDHCPVLLKLNDCFK; translated from the coding sequence ATGAAGCTTATTTCATGGAATGTCAACGGCCTGCGTGCCTGCCTGAAAAAAGGTTTTTTAGATTTTTTTCAGACATCAGACGCAGATGTGTACTGCTTGCAGGAAACAAAAATGCAGCCTGGGCAGGCTGACCTGCAGCTGCCAGGCTATACTCAATACTGGAACTCTGCTGAAAAGAAAGGTTACTCTGGCACGGCTGTCTTTACCAGAAAAGAACCGCTTGCTGTGACATACGATATCGGTGTACCCGAAATGAGCAAAGAAGGCCGCAGCATTACTCTGGAGTTTCCGGAATACTATTTGGTAACTGTCTATACACCAAATTCCCAGCAAGATCTTGCGCGCATTGATTTCCGTATGCAGTGGGAAGACGCTTTTCGCGCATACTTGCAGGAACTGGACGCAAAAAAGCCCGTTATTATCTGCGGCGATTTAAACGTTGCACACGAAGAAATTGACCTGAAAAATCCGGGACCAAACCGCGGAAACGCAGGCTTCTCTGACCAAGAACGTGAAAAGTTTTCGCAGCTGCTGCAGGCAGGATTTATAGATACTTTCCGCAAGATACACCCGCAACAGACCGGTGCCTACAGCTGGTGGAGCTATCGCTTTCATGCACGCGACACAAACGCCGGTTGGAGAATTGACTATTTTCTCACATCAGAGCGGCTCTTTCCGCAGGTCGCGGAAAGTGAAATCTTATCTGACATTTACGGCAGCGACCATTGCCCCGTGCTGCTGAAGTTAAACGACTGTTTCAAATAA
- a CDS encoding MBL fold metallo-hydrolase codes for MELTFFGADKEVTGSCHCLTVNGKHILIDCGLQQGADEIDNADLAFHANLVDYVLITHAHIDHSGRLPLLVKQGFQGKILSTRKTTDLMKIMLRDSAHIQVMDAEQAARKGKRAGRKPKEPLYTLDDAEDAIQLMESCEYKEMVELFPGVKVRFVDAGHLLGSSSIEVWATEKDITRKLVFSGDIGNKNQPIIRNPQYIKEADYVVMESTYGDREHDKEENYPEVFAKIIDNTLANGGNVVIPSFAVGRTQELLYFIREIKEKHLTPQCPNFPVYVDSPLAAEATAIYSGDLHGYADEETADMIMDGFEPLQFPNLNITNSVEESKALNEDGIPKVIISSSGMCEAGRIRHHLKHNLWRPECAIVFVGFQANGTLGRMLIDSVDSVKLFGEQIAVKAHIYNFRALSGHADHTGLLEWISSFETKPRKVFVVHGERACCEGFTAELCTKGYDAYAPNFSATYDLIANRMTDEGITPEILHPAKPASGKGKYYYSPAFKRLVQAQKRLEQVVQHNEGGTNKDLGRFADQILAMCEKWDR; via the coding sequence ATGGAACTTACATTTTTTGGCGCGGACAAAGAAGTTACTGGCAGCTGCCACTGCTTAACGGTAAATGGCAAGCATATCTTAATCGACTGCGGCCTGCAGCAGGGCGCAGATGAAATTGACAACGCCGACCTTGCCTTTCATGCAAATTTGGTCGATTATGTCTTAATTACACATGCGCATATCGACCATTCCGGCAGACTGCCGCTTTTGGTCAAGCAGGGCTTTCAGGGCAAGATCTTATCAACCCGCAAGACAACAGATCTGATGAAGATTATGCTGCGCGACAGCGCACATATCCAAGTGATGGATGCTGAGCAGGCTGCACGCAAAGGAAAGCGCGCGGGCCGAAAACCGAAAGAGCCTCTTTACACGCTGGACGACGCAGAAGATGCTATTCAGCTGATGGAAAGCTGCGAATACAAGGAAATGGTAGAGCTTTTCCCTGGCGTAAAGGTTCGCTTTGTCGACGCAGGGCATCTCTTAGGCAGTTCCTCTATAGAAGTGTGGGCTACAGAAAAGGACATTACACGCAAGCTCGTTTTTTCCGGCGACATCGGCAACAAAAATCAGCCGATTATCCGCAACCCACAATATATCAAAGAAGCCGATTACGTAGTGATGGAATCCACTTATGGCGACCGCGAACACGATAAAGAAGAAAACTACCCAGAAGTCTTTGCAAAAATCATTGACAACACCCTGGCAAACGGCGGCAACGTGGTAATTCCCTCTTTCGCTGTCGGCCGCACACAGGAACTTCTGTATTTTATCAGAGAAATCAAAGAAAAGCATCTAACACCGCAGTGCCCGAATTTCCCGGTCTACGTAGATTCTCCCCTGGCAGCGGAAGCAACTGCGATTTACAGTGGCGATCTGCATGGCTATGCAGATGAAGAGACCGCCGACATGATTATGGATGGCTTTGAGCCGCTGCAGTTCCCAAATTTGAATATTACAAACAGTGTTGAGGAATCCAAAGCACTCAATGAAGATGGGATTCCGAAAGTGATTATCTCTTCGAGCGGCATGTGTGAAGCTGGCAGAATCCGGCACCATTTAAAGCATAATCTTTGGCGGCCGGAATGTGCAATCGTTTTCGTTGGTTTCCAGGCAAACGGAACTTTAGGCCGCATGCTGATTGACAGTGTAGACAGCGTAAAGCTTTTTGGTGAACAAATTGCCGTAAAAGCGCATATTTATAATTTCAGAGCTCTTTCCGGGCATGCAGACCACACCGGTCTGCTGGAATGGATTTCTTCTTTTGAAACGAAGCCGCGCAAAGTTTTCGTTGTACACGGCGAGCGTGCCTGCTGTGAAGGCTTTACTGCAGAGCTGTGTACGAAAGGCTATGATGCCTACGCGCCTAATTTTAGTGCGACCTATGACCTGATCGCCAACCGGATGACCGACGAAGGTATTACACCGGAAATTCTGCACCCGGCAAAGCCGGCAAGCGGAAAAGGGAAATACTACTACTCACCCGCGTTCAAGCGCTTGGTGCAGGCTCAGAAGCGCTTAGAGCAGGTTGTTCAGCATAATGAGGGTGGAACAAACAAAGACCTGGGCCGCTTTGCAGACCAAATACTGGCTATGTGTGAAAAGTGGGACCGCTGA
- a CDS encoding acetyl-CoA carboxylase carboxyltransferase subunit alpha: MEAYKKLQLARKSNKPTGLDFINHMITDFFEMHGDRRFADDPAIVAGIGRLCGRPITVIAQEKGHTMRERTYHNFGSAHPEGYRKALRQMKLAQKFGRPVLCFVDTAGAFCGTGAEERGQGEAIAENLCEMMTLQVPILSIFIGEGGSGGALGLAVANEVWMLENSVYSVISPEGCASILWKDPNKVQEASDSLHIQPEDLLQLGIIERIIPESDPNELWNTLPKELDEKFTELSRLSGGELSEARYRRFRKMGVYGE, encoded by the coding sequence GTGGAAGCGTATAAAAAGCTGCAACTTGCACGCAAATCTAACAAACCAACCGGCCTCGATTTCATTAATCACATGATTACGGATTTCTTTGAAATGCATGGCGATCGCCGTTTTGCAGATGATCCGGCCATCGTGGCGGGGATCGGGCGCCTGTGCGGTCGGCCAATTACTGTGATTGCGCAGGAAAAAGGTCACACGATGCGCGAAAGAACGTACCACAATTTTGGCAGTGCTCACCCAGAGGGCTACCGAAAAGCGCTGCGCCAGATGAAACTTGCCCAGAAATTCGGCCGCCCTGTGCTTTGTTTCGTCGATACGGCCGGCGCTTTTTGCGGCACTGGCGCCGAAGAACGCGGACAGGGCGAGGCAATCGCTGAAAATCTCTGTGAAATGATGACTTTGCAGGTGCCGATTCTTTCCATATTTATCGGCGAGGGCGGCAGCGGCGGTGCGCTTGGTTTAGCGGTGGCAAATGAAGTATGGATGCTGGAAAATTCAGTGTATTCTGTTATCAGCCCAGAGGGCTGTGCCAGTATTTTATGGAAGGACCCCAATAAAGTGCAGGAAGCAAGCGACAGCCTGCATATACAGCCGGAAGACCTTTTGCAGCTCGGCATTATCGAGCGCATAATACCGGAAAGTGATCCAAATGAACTTTGGAATACCCTGCCGAAAGAATTAGACGAAAAGTTTACAGAACTTTCCCGGCTTTCTGGCGGAGAACTCAGCGAAGCGCGTTACCGTCGCTTTCGCAAAATGGGGGTGTATGGCGAATGA
- a CDS encoding DegV family protein — MIAIVTDSTAPVTRQEAEDLGVCVVSHSYLANGTAYLENYEDRNFNYPQRLIEAGDTASTGQSTSAAFSSVFRRLLSQGYDVLCIVISSRLSGAWSSAVTAAREVGSSKVAVIDSLSTAGGLYYQVVRARELADRGLSLAELADRCTEMRQSSGVAFSVENMSALRRSHRLGPLNQSVNTILNCRPVLLLKNGTIVYRGMARGKVNRIRMLTSMVSKDATQIMVQGFGGAPIETSLTHMLQRRFPNIKVQHRELGPVISIRIGAQGLSVSWRLD, encoded by the coding sequence ATGATTGCTATCGTAACAGACAGCACAGCGCCTGTTACCCGCCAAGAAGCGGAAGATCTCGGCGTGTGTGTCGTTTCGCACAGTTACCTTGCAAACGGTACTGCCTATCTTGAAAATTACGAGGATCGCAATTTCAACTACCCCCAGCGACTTATAGAGGCTGGCGATACCGCATCCACCGGTCAGAGCACTTCTGCGGCTTTTTCTTCTGTATTTCGCCGCCTGCTTTCTCAAGGCTATGATGTTTTGTGCATTGTCATTTCTTCACGCCTGAGCGGTGCGTGGAGCAGTGCCGTAACAGCGGCGCGGGAAGTAGGTAGTTCCAAAGTCGCAGTTATTGATTCTTTATCAACAGCCGGCGGACTTTACTATCAAGTCGTGCGTGCACGTGAGCTTGCCGACCGTGGCCTTTCCCTTGCGGAATTGGCTGATCGCTGTACTGAAATGCGCCAAAGCTCCGGCGTTGCGTTTTCTGTAGAAAACATGAGTGCACTGCGCCGCAGTCACCGCTTAGGGCCGCTGAATCAGTCTGTCAATACAATTTTAAATTGCCGGCCTGTACTGCTTCTCAAAAATGGCACAATCGTGTACCGCGGCATGGCGCGCGGCAAGGTAAACCGGATTCGCATGTTGACCTCCATGGTATCAAAAGATGCGACACAGATTATGGTACAAGGTTTTGGCGGGGCTCCTATCGAAACCAGCCTGACCCATATGCTCCAGCGCCGCTTTCCCAATATCAAAGTCCAGCACCGTGAACTTGGCCCGGTTATCAGTATTCGCATCGGTGCACAGGGGCTGAGCGTTTCCTGGCGTCTGGATTAA
- the accC gene encoding acetyl-CoA carboxylase biotin carboxylase subunit, whose protein sequence is MFSKILIANRGEIAVRIIRACKEMGIATVAVFSEADRDALHVSLADESVCIGPAKVQDSYLNMPAILSAAVKTGAQAIHPGYGLLSENAKFAELCEECHIQFIGPNAKLIAELGDKDEAKRTMRTAGVPVVPGSGLIQSDKEALTEARKIGFPLLVKARAGGGGRGIRLVNGEEELLPALHASSQEAASAFGDGACYLEKYLDPVKHIEMQILCDNYDNVLCLGERECSIQRKHQKLLEESPAVCVTSQLREKMMAAATKAAKAVHYRSLGTIEFLVDNDLNFYFMEMNTRLQVEHPVTEMVTGMDLVKWQIRVASGTKLPFVQDDVRLRGHAIECRINAEDPDNGFTPSCGKISLLHIPGGPWVRFDTALYQDYTVPPFYDSLLGKLIVHAQTREEAIRKMQAALAELVIEGVSHTAGLQMDILADPSFCDGTYHTDFMEKREKLC, encoded by the coding sequence GTGTTTTCAAAAATTCTGATTGCAAACCGCGGCGAAATTGCAGTGCGTATTATCCGCGCCTGCAAGGAAATGGGAATTGCAACCGTTGCGGTTTTCAGTGAAGCCGACCGGGATGCCCTGCATGTCAGCTTGGCAGATGAAAGTGTCTGCATCGGGCCTGCAAAAGTTCAGGACAGTTATCTGAATATGCCGGCCATCCTTTCTGCCGCGGTAAAAACAGGCGCGCAGGCAATTCACCCGGGGTATGGCCTGCTCAGTGAAAACGCAAAGTTTGCCGAACTGTGTGAAGAGTGCCATATTCAGTTTATTGGGCCTAATGCAAAGCTGATCGCAGAGCTGGGCGACAAAGATGAGGCAAAGCGCACCATGCGCACGGCCGGCGTGCCGGTCGTCCCGGGCAGCGGCCTGATTCAAAGCGATAAAGAAGCTTTGACAGAGGCCCGCAAAATTGGCTTTCCGCTTTTGGTCAAGGCCCGTGCAGGGGGCGGCGGCCGTGGAATCCGCTTGGTCAATGGGGAAGAGGAACTGCTTCCGGCTCTTCACGCTTCTTCACAAGAGGCCGCTAGTGCTTTTGGTGATGGTGCCTGTTACCTTGAAAAATACCTTGATCCGGTCAAACATATTGAAATGCAGATTTTGTGCGACAATTACGACAATGTTTTGTGCCTTGGCGAACGGGAATGTTCCATTCAGCGCAAGCACCAGAAACTATTGGAAGAAAGTCCCGCTGTCTGCGTTACGTCCCAGCTGCGCGAAAAAATGATGGCGGCGGCAACCAAAGCTGCAAAAGCTGTGCATTATCGCAGCCTTGGCACGATTGAGTTTTTGGTCGACAATGATTTAAATTTTTATTTTATGGAAATGAATACCCGCCTGCAGGTGGAGCACCCGGTAACTGAGATGGTTACCGGCATGGATTTGGTCAAGTGGCAGATTCGGGTAGCTTCGGGTACAAAGCTGCCGTTTGTACAAGACGATGTGCGCCTGCGCGGGCACGCAATCGAGTGCCGCATTAACGCCGAGGACCCCGACAACGGTTTTACGCCGAGCTGCGGAAAAATCAGCCTGCTACATATTCCGGGCGGCCCCTGGGTTCGCTTTGATACAGCGCTGTATCAGGATTATACAGTGCCGCCGTTTTACGATTCTCTGCTGGGAAAATTGATTGTGCATGCGCAGACCCGTGAGGAAGCTATTCGCAAGATGCAGGCTGCACTTGCCGAGCTTGTTATTGAGGGAGTCAGCCACACGGCGGGGCTGCAAATGGATATTCTGGCCGACCCCAGCTTTTGTGACGGGACCTATCACACTGACTTTATGGAGAAGAGGGAGAAGCTGTGCTGA